One window of the Streptomyces sp. TS71-3 genome contains the following:
- a CDS encoding MFS transporter, producing the protein MRKWWPLLAVCLGAFILLVDVTIVNVALPSIADDLDASFTSLQWVIDGYALALAALLLASGSLADRFGHRRFYVYGLALFASASLLCGLAPTAEVLIAARVVQGVGGAAMFATAPALLLASYQGRDRGTAFGVWGAANGAAAAAGPLMGGLLTEHLNWPAIFWVNLPIAAVAIALTLRVVHADRPAPTGPGTRARVDLPGAAAFTAAAGALTYGLIRGAEAGWTSAEILASFAVTVLALAAFGVIEHRTARRAGTPMLDPALLRRPSFAGLMGGALLLQGGAFGSLVLVSLWLQSVLDLSPVAAGLALTPLAGASFLVAAVAGRHMQRFAPRLPIGAGLLFVAAGMLLMWAGVTAGSGQASLIGGLVVSGIGVGLATPVLVSAATSTVPPRQAGMAGGAVNTFRQLGMTLAIAVLGAVFTSRAAAALAGPGTVPDPDRAASALAAGQARRLLSAVPATHRDAFRHLVRQAFADGLDRIFLLSAVATLVGGLLVLVLVRPQDRAAARVGSGTRVGGDPAERGSPAVQAGDVPVRSAASPAERG; encoded by the coding sequence ATGCGCAAGTGGTGGCCCCTGTTGGCGGTCTGCCTTGGCGCCTTCATCCTGCTGGTGGACGTGACCATCGTGAACGTGGCGCTCCCCAGCATCGCCGACGACCTCGACGCCTCCTTCACCTCGCTGCAATGGGTGATCGACGGATACGCGCTGGCTCTCGCCGCCCTGCTCCTGGCCTCGGGGTCCCTGGCGGACCGGTTCGGCCACCGGCGGTTCTACGTGTACGGTCTGGCGCTCTTCGCCTCGGCCTCCCTCCTGTGCGGCCTCGCCCCCACCGCGGAGGTCCTGATCGCCGCCCGTGTGGTGCAGGGGGTAGGCGGCGCCGCCATGTTCGCCACGGCGCCCGCCCTCCTGCTCGCCTCCTACCAGGGCCGGGACCGGGGGACGGCCTTCGGCGTGTGGGGCGCGGCCAACGGGGCGGCCGCCGCCGCGGGGCCCCTGATGGGCGGCCTGCTCACCGAGCACCTGAACTGGCCGGCGATCTTCTGGGTCAACCTGCCGATCGCCGCGGTCGCCATCGCCCTGACGCTGCGCGTGGTGCACGCCGACCGGCCGGCGCCGACCGGCCCCGGCACGCGTGCCCGCGTCGACCTCCCCGGCGCGGCGGCCTTCACCGCCGCCGCGGGCGCACTCACCTACGGGCTCATCCGGGGCGCGGAGGCGGGCTGGACCTCGGCCGAGATCCTGGCGTCGTTCGCCGTCACCGTGCTGGCTCTCGCGGCGTTCGGGGTGATCGAGCACCGTACGGCGCGGCGCGCGGGCACCCCGATGCTGGATCCGGCGCTGCTGCGCCGCCCGTCCTTCGCGGGCCTGATGGGCGGTGCGCTGCTGTTGCAGGGCGGGGCCTTCGGCTCCCTGGTGCTGGTCTCGCTGTGGCTCCAGTCCGTCCTGGACCTCAGCCCTGTGGCGGCGGGTCTGGCGCTGACGCCGTTGGCGGGGGCGTCGTTCCTCGTGGCGGCCGTGGCCGGGCGGCACATGCAGCGGTTCGCTCCGCGGCTGCCGATCGGCGCGGGTCTGCTGTTCGTCGCGGCCGGCATGCTCTTGATGTGGGCCGGAGTGACGGCGGGCTCGGGGCAGGCGTCTCTCATCGGGGGCCTGGTGGTCTCCGGGATCGGCGTGGGGCTCGCCACTCCGGTACTGGTCTCGGCGGCCACCTCCACCGTGCCGCCGCGGCAGGCGGGGATGGCCGGCGGCGCGGTCAACACCTTCCGCCAGCTGGGCATGACCCTGGCGATAGCCGTGCTCGGCGCGGTCTTCACCAGCCGGGCCGCCGCCGCACTCGCGGGGCCGGGCACGGTGCCGGATCCCGACCGGGCCGCCTCCGCGCTGGCGGCGGGACAGGCGCGGCGCCTGCTGTCGGCGGTACCCGCCACTCACCGCGACGCGTTCCGGCACCTGGTGCGCCAGGCCTTCGCCGACGGCCTCGACCGCATCTTCCTGCTGTCGGCCGTCGCGACCCTCGTCGGCGGACTGCTCGTGCTGGTCCTGGTACGGCCACAGGACCGGGCGGCGGCCCGGGTCGGGAGCGGCACGCGGGTCGGGGGCGACCCGGCCGAGCGCGGCTCACCGGCCGTACAGGCGGGGGACGTGCCGGTACGGTCTGCGGCGAGTCCGGCCGAGCGCGGCTAG
- a CDS encoding Lrp/AsnC family transcriptional regulator: MKTYLDTPRHAARPLSDEDMALAQALQINGRASFREIADALGISDQTAARRWARLRSAGKLRVLGLTDPRRLGDSGWLMRVRCTPDAAASIGEAMARRTDTSWVHLCSGGTEINCAVRTRGPVLEDSPLLQKLPRTPQVVDVAAHCSLHIFFGQDLSSINKRGPLTAAQIEALTPRVVPEPATGAAAPVALDDGDRHLLDLLARDGRAAPGELAAATGLSPSTVRRRIAELRAAGVLYFDVEYGPDVLRQNFRAALWLEIDPSRLAEAGEALAAHPEVAFATAVTGTTNLYASVDIPSAELFYRYLTESVATLPGLRHTATTPVQTTLKGPGPYRMLQS; this comes from the coding sequence GTGAAGACGTATCTCGACACCCCACGCCATGCTGCTCGGCCGCTTTCGGACGAGGACATGGCGCTCGCGCAGGCCCTCCAGATCAACGGACGGGCCTCGTTCCGGGAGATCGCCGACGCCCTCGGGATCTCCGACCAGACCGCCGCGCGCCGCTGGGCGCGGCTGCGGTCCGCCGGGAAGCTCCGGGTCCTCGGACTCACCGACCCGCGGCGGCTCGGGGACTCCGGCTGGCTCATGCGCGTGCGGTGCACGCCCGACGCAGCCGCCTCCATCGGGGAGGCGATGGCCCGGCGGACGGACACCAGCTGGGTCCACCTCTGCTCCGGCGGCACCGAGATCAACTGCGCGGTGCGCACCCGCGGCCCCGTGCTGGAGGACTCACCGCTGCTCCAGAAGCTGCCGCGCACGCCCCAGGTGGTGGACGTGGCGGCGCACTGCTCGTTGCACATCTTCTTCGGGCAGGACCTCAGCTCCATCAACAAGCGAGGGCCGCTGACGGCGGCGCAGATCGAGGCGCTCACCCCGCGGGTGGTACCCGAGCCGGCCACGGGCGCCGCAGCCCCGGTCGCGCTGGACGACGGCGACCGGCACCTGCTCGATCTGCTGGCCCGGGACGGCAGGGCGGCTCCCGGTGAACTGGCCGCCGCGACCGGCCTCTCCCCGTCGACCGTGCGCCGCCGCATCGCCGAGCTCAGGGCGGCCGGCGTCCTGTACTTCGACGTCGAGTACGGCCCCGACGTCCTCCGGCAGAACTTCCGAGCGGCCCTCTGGCTGGAGATCGACCCCTCCCGCCTCGCCGAGGCGGGAGAAGCGCTCGCCGCACACCCCGAGGTGGCCTTCGCCACCGCCGTGACCGGAACGACCAACCTCTACGCGAGCGTCGACATCCCCAGCGCGGAACTCTTCTACCGCTACCTCACCGAGTCGGTGGCCACCCTGCCGGGCCTGCGTCACACCGCGACGACCCCCGTCCAGACCACCTTGAAGGGCCCGGGGCCCTACCGGATGCTCCAGTCCTAG
- a CDS encoding bifunctional 2-polyprenyl-6-hydroxyphenol methylase/3-demethylubiquinol 3-O-methyltransferase UbiG, with amino-acid sequence MVDECFGHPRLAAIYDPLNRDRGDLDAYLRMAEEFGTRRLLDIGCGTGVLAHLLADRGVDVVGVDPARASLDVARGKPGAERIRWIHGDATALPPLQVDLATMTGNVAQAIVDPGVWQETLRRAHASLRPGGRLVFETRDPGRRAWEEWGNEDAHHLAEIPGVGAVETWFQVTDVSPPLVTFRSTYVFAADEQVLTSHSTLRFRERHEIEADLVALGYVVDGVRGAPDRPGQEFVFVARRP; translated from the coding sequence ATGGTTGACGAGTGCTTCGGGCATCCACGGCTCGCCGCGATCTACGACCCGCTGAACCGCGACCGCGGTGACCTCGACGCCTACCTCCGCATGGCCGAGGAGTTCGGGACACGTCGCCTGCTGGACATCGGCTGCGGGACGGGAGTGCTCGCCCACCTCCTGGCCGACCGCGGGGTCGATGTCGTCGGGGTCGACCCCGCCCGCGCGTCCCTGGACGTGGCCCGGGGCAAGCCGGGCGCTGAACGGATCCGCTGGATCCACGGCGACGCGACGGCGCTCCCGCCCCTCCAGGTCGATCTGGCGACCATGACGGGCAACGTCGCCCAGGCCATCGTGGACCCGGGAGTCTGGCAGGAGACCCTGCGCAGGGCGCACGCGTCGCTGCGGCCGGGCGGGCGGCTGGTGTTCGAGACCCGGGATCCGGGCCGGCGCGCCTGGGAGGAGTGGGGCAACGAGGACGCCCACCATCTGGCGGAGATCCCGGGCGTGGGCGCCGTGGAGACCTGGTTCCAGGTGACGGACGTGAGCCCGCCTCTGGTGACGTTCCGGTCGACCTACGTCTTCGCCGCCGACGAGCAGGTGCTGACCTCGCATTCGACGCTGCGGTTCCGCGAACGCCACGAGATCGAGGCCGACCTGGTCGCGCTGGGGTATGTCGTTGACGGCGTCCGCGGGGCTCCCGACCGGCCGGGCCAGGAGTTCGTGTTCGTGGCACGGCGTCCGTAG
- a CDS encoding PhlD, translated as MPVHIARPATVLGAHKITTAEIVDDIRARHPDHPRLAAILRVIANCGVQTRYFTQPLDSPTISGDATISRRAPRAFTDALAMAEAATLTTLSQHGLRPCDIDAIVTSHATGWAIPNLDVHLIHNLGFKPTTRRLPLTTLACAGGVHALIRACELAMLRPGSRILVLVAEVLSTVYNHQDTAIEHMIYKALFGDSAAATVITSGDPLGPGLTVNGPEDTLEFILPDSLHRYTGRIDDHGLHFDSTRAATRAAKDAMPTIVTWLDGQRIDVPVIHPGSKPIILDTATAVDLTEADARHSLDTLNEEGNLGGVSVLRVLERTHGDPPAEGAEALMVAYGPGFSVSALHGTWAG; from the coding sequence ATGCCCGTTCATATCGCCCGGCCCGCAACCGTTCTCGGGGCCCACAAAATCACCACCGCCGAAATCGTCGACGACATCCGTGCCCGCCACCCCGACCATCCCCGGCTCGCCGCGATCCTGCGCGTCATCGCCAACTGCGGGGTGCAGACCCGTTACTTCACCCAACCCCTGGACTCGCCCACCATCTCCGGCGACGCCACGATCAGCAGACGTGCACCACGCGCGTTCACCGACGCCCTCGCCATGGCCGAGGCCGCGACCCTCACCACGCTGAGCCAACACGGCCTGCGCCCCTGCGACATCGATGCCATCGTCACCAGCCACGCGACCGGCTGGGCCATCCCCAACCTCGACGTCCACCTCATACACAACCTCGGCTTCAAGCCCACGACACGCCGCCTGCCGCTCACCACCCTGGCGTGCGCGGGCGGAGTCCACGCCCTCATCCGCGCCTGTGAACTGGCGATGCTGCGGCCCGGCTCACGCATACTCGTGCTCGTCGCCGAGGTCCTGTCCACCGTCTACAACCACCAGGACACCGCGATCGAGCACATGATCTACAAGGCGCTGTTCGGGGACTCCGCCGCCGCCACCGTCATCACCAGCGGTGATCCGCTGGGGCCCGGGCTCACGGTCAACGGCCCCGAGGACACCCTGGAGTTCATCCTCCCCGACTCCCTGCACCGCTACACCGGCCGCATCGACGACCACGGCCTGCACTTCGACTCCACCCGGGCCGCCACCCGCGCGGCCAAGGACGCCATGCCCACCATCGTGACCTGGCTCGACGGCCAGCGGATCGACGTGCCGGTCATCCACCCCGGGTCCAAGCCGATCATCCTCGACACCGCCACCGCGGTCGACCTCACCGAGGCGGACGCCCGCCACTCCCTGGACACCCTCAATGAAGAGGGCAACCTCGGCGGCGTGTCCGTCCTCCGCGTCCTCGAACGCACCCACGGCGACCCGCCCGCCGAAGGCGCGGAAGCGCTGATGGTCGCCTACGGGCCCGGGTTCAGCGTCTCCGCCCTGCACGGAACCTGGGCCGGCTAG
- a CDS encoding helix-turn-helix domain-containing protein: MNKQALNRLLKDRRALIAPETHGLTRPTGQGRRAPGLSQHQVDQLIDRSIGTYHRLESGAYPNPPVDLLRHVASLFVFNEQEWISLCRYARGEDPPGPLYDTSGHAVPIAWEDAVAGCGHMAYVTDASWNILTCNTLFHQLFDTGRAPANTMRWMLLDGREQLTDWATAWAPLVMPQLQAALAQRPDDKVLRQIENEVLDDPAARPLYEVGGASIHPDGDERPIRHSTEGPGWVTMCVAQPLAAPGSRFMILVFRQGPRRTVGRPPMLQAD; this comes from the coding sequence GTGAACAAGCAAGCACTGAACCGACTCCTCAAAGACCGCCGCGCCCTCATAGCCCCGGAGACCCACGGCCTGACCAGACCGACCGGCCAGGGACGCCGCGCGCCCGGACTCTCCCAGCACCAGGTCGACCAGCTCATCGACCGCTCCATCGGCACGTACCACCGCCTGGAGTCCGGCGCGTACCCCAACCCGCCCGTCGACCTCCTGCGGCATGTCGCCAGCCTGTTCGTCTTCAACGAGCAGGAGTGGATCAGCCTGTGCAGGTACGCACGCGGCGAGGACCCGCCCGGCCCCCTGTACGACACCAGCGGGCACGCCGTCCCCATCGCCTGGGAGGACGCCGTGGCCGGCTGCGGGCACATGGCCTACGTCACGGACGCCTCCTGGAACATCCTCACCTGCAACACCCTCTTCCACCAGCTCTTCGACACCGGGCGCGCGCCGGCCAACACGATGCGCTGGATGCTGCTCGACGGACGCGAGCAGCTCACGGACTGGGCGACCGCCTGGGCGCCGCTGGTCATGCCCCAGCTCCAGGCCGCACTCGCCCAGCGCCCGGACGACAAGGTGCTGCGGCAGATAGAGAACGAGGTCCTCGACGACCCGGCGGCCCGGCCCCTGTACGAGGTGGGCGGGGCGTCCATCCACCCCGACGGGGACGAGCGGCCCATCCGGCACTCGACCGAGGGCCCGGGCTGGGTGACGATGTGCGTGGCCCAGCCGCTCGCGGCACCCGGCTCGCGCTTCATGATTCTCGTTTTTCGGCAAGGTCCGCGCCGGACCGTTGGCAGGCCCCCGATGCTCCAGGCAGACTGA
- a CDS encoding cupin domain-containing protein: MADVSELISHLGLQPHVEGGWYRETWRTSAGALPPGYGAERSFATGIYFLLHPGEVSRWHRVRSDEMWLWHRGGPLRMRLGGDGAAPDEAGADVITLGNGVERGEVPQHVVPGGVWQSAEPAGAEPVLVTCVVAPGFDFADFEMP, translated from the coding sequence ATGGCCGATGTCTCTGAACTCATCTCCCACCTCGGGCTCCAGCCGCACGTCGAGGGCGGCTGGTACCGCGAGACCTGGCGGACGTCCGCAGGCGCCCTGCCTCCCGGCTACGGGGCCGAACGGTCCTTCGCGACCGGGATCTACTTCCTGCTGCATCCGGGGGAGGTGTCCCGCTGGCACCGCGTCCGGTCGGACGAGATGTGGCTGTGGCACCGCGGCGGCCCGCTGCGGATGCGGCTGGGCGGGGACGGCGCCGCACCCGACGAGGCGGGCGCCGACGTCATCACGCTGGGGAACGGAGTCGAGCGCGGCGAGGTGCCGCAGCACGTCGTCCCCGGCGGGGTCTGGCAGAGCGCCGAACCCGCGGGCGCCGAACCGGTGCTCGTGACCTGCGTGGTCGCCCCCGGCTTCGACTTCGCGGACTTCGAGATGCCCTGA
- a CDS encoding CaiB/BaiF CoA-transferase family protein, whose product MTTTATAAPLDGITVLEVGAFMAAPYATMQLADLGARVLKIENPEGGDAVRATGPFVDGESSAFLRLNRNKESVALDLKTADGKAVFLRLAAAADVLVENLRPGAMARLGLGYDDLRAHNPRLVYASASGWGQDGSLAHLPGLDIMAQARGGLMSVTGHPGGEPAKAGVPVCDLVCGLYVALAVTAALREREVSGAGQHIDVSLLESGVSLAVWEAGMYFGDGTVPRRHGSAHQSLAPYQAVRSKNGHVTVGGNTPKTWTALCRALGLDALLEDPRYADGWTRMSHRTELVAAIEEATTALTTERIVELLDAAGVPCAPIADYAEVFTSEHLNDRGYFWDAPHPAGGESPVRQLGSPMRFSRTPAVRRGAGPLLGDATAAVLAEFGRAPEPAPGDGGPGA is encoded by the coding sequence ATGACGACGACAGCAACGGCCGCGCCGCTCGACGGGATCACGGTCCTTGAGGTCGGGGCCTTCATGGCGGCCCCCTACGCCACGATGCAACTGGCGGACCTGGGCGCGAGAGTCCTCAAGATCGAGAATCCGGAGGGCGGCGACGCCGTCCGCGCGACGGGGCCGTTCGTCGACGGGGAGAGCTCCGCGTTCCTCCGCCTCAACAGGAACAAGGAGTCCGTCGCCCTCGACCTCAAGACCGCGGACGGCAAGGCGGTCTTCCTGCGACTCGCCGCCGCGGCCGACGTCCTCGTGGAGAACCTGCGGCCCGGCGCGATGGCCCGGCTCGGCCTCGGCTACGACGACCTGCGCGCGCACAACCCCCGCCTGGTCTACGCTTCCGCCTCGGGCTGGGGCCAGGACGGCTCCCTCGCCCACCTGCCGGGTCTTGACATCATGGCGCAGGCCCGCGGCGGGCTGATGAGCGTGACCGGCCACCCCGGCGGCGAGCCGGCGAAGGCCGGGGTGCCGGTGTGCGACCTGGTCTGCGGCCTCTACGTCGCCCTGGCGGTGACCGCCGCGCTGCGCGAGCGGGAGGTCTCCGGGGCCGGGCAGCACATCGACGTCTCGCTGCTGGAGTCCGGGGTCTCGCTCGCCGTCTGGGAGGCCGGCATGTACTTCGGCGACGGCACCGTGCCGCGCCGCCACGGCTCCGCCCACCAGAGCCTGGCGCCCTACCAGGCCGTACGCAGCAAGAACGGCCACGTCACCGTCGGCGGCAACACCCCGAAGACCTGGACCGCACTGTGCCGCGCGCTCGGTCTCGACGCCCTGCTGGAGGACCCGCGCTATGCCGACGGCTGGACGCGGATGAGCCACCGGACCGAGCTCGTGGCCGCGATCGAGGAGGCCACCACCGCCCTCACCACGGAACGGATCGTGGAGCTCCTGGACGCCGCCGGTGTCCCCTGCGCGCCCATCGCGGACTACGCCGAGGTGTTCACCAGCGAGCACCTGAACGACCGCGGCTACTTCTGGGACGCCCCGCACCCCGCCGGCGGCGAGAGCCCGGTACGGCAGCTCGGCTCGCCGATGCGCTTCTCCCGCACGCCCGCGGTCCGCCGCGGCGCCGGACCGCTGCTGGGCGACGCGACCGCCGCGGTGCTGGCCGAGTTCGGCCGCGCCCCCGAGCCCGCACCCGGCGACGGCGGCCCGGGCGCGTGA
- a CDS encoding IclR family transcriptional regulator produces the protein MEMQNVLNALRVLEEVATRQPVGVGELSRVLGMPKSSVQRALRTLGEAGWIRPAGGEITRWVVTTKALDVGRHASGDLDLRNAAMPILEELRRATDETIHLTVPEGDRMVLIERLETSKAVRTNMSLGHSLPLHASANGKAVLANSPAEVVDRVLAEGLPRYTDTTITDPERLLAELERIRAQGYATNGGEWRSDVGSVAAVVMGGAKQPVGSLSVNVPMSRLTDESRPFFGAVVSEAAKTLSARLGYTSGPNPPAAA, from the coding sequence ATGGAGATGCAGAACGTCCTCAACGCCCTGCGGGTGCTGGAAGAAGTGGCGACACGTCAGCCGGTGGGCGTCGGTGAGCTGTCGCGGGTCCTGGGCATGCCGAAGAGCTCCGTGCAGCGGGCGCTGCGCACGCTCGGCGAGGCGGGGTGGATCCGCCCAGCGGGAGGCGAGATCACCCGCTGGGTGGTGACGACCAAGGCGCTGGACGTCGGCAGGCACGCCAGCGGCGACCTCGATCTGCGCAACGCCGCCATGCCGATCCTGGAGGAGCTGCGGCGGGCCACCGACGAGACGATCCACCTCACGGTTCCCGAAGGGGACAGGATGGTGCTCATCGAGCGGCTGGAGACGTCCAAGGCCGTGCGCACCAACATGTCCCTGGGCCACTCCCTGCCCCTGCACGCGTCCGCCAACGGCAAGGCGGTGCTGGCGAACAGCCCCGCCGAGGTGGTCGACCGGGTGCTCGCCGAGGGCCTCCCGCGGTACACGGACACGACCATCACCGATCCCGAACGGCTCCTGGCCGAGCTGGAACGGATACGGGCGCAGGGCTATGCCACCAACGGCGGGGAGTGGCGGTCCGACGTGGGCTCGGTCGCGGCGGTCGTCATGGGCGGGGCGAAGCAGCCGGTCGGGAGCCTCAGCGTGAACGTGCCGATGAGCAGGTTGACCGACGAGTCGCGGCCGTTCTTCGGTGCCGTGGTGAGCGAGGCGGCGAAGACCCTCTCGGCGCGTCTCGGGTACACCTCCGGCCCCAACCCGCCCGCGGCTGCCTGA
- a CDS encoding alanine--glyoxylate aminotransferase family protein: MTTRSGRHFLQIPGPTSVPDRVLRATAQPTIDHRGAEFAELTLDLLQRLGPVFGTGGPVVVYPSSGTGAWEAALVNTLSPGDRVLAFETGHFAGLWRAMAERLGLEVDFVPGDWRRGVDPRAVTERLAEDRTHSIAAVMVVHNETSTGVTSRVPEIRDAIDEAGHPALFLVDTISSLGSIDYRHDEWGADVTVACSQKGLMLPPGLGFNAVSAKALAASARARLPRSYWDWTPVLEANERGFYPYTPPTNLLFGLREALRMLDEEGLANVFARHRRHARATRAAVNGWGLEVLCADEREYSASLTAVLLGEEHDADKVRQIILDRFDMSLGTGLSRLAGRVFRIGHLGHFNDLTLAGTLAGVQMGLQLAGVDIDPAGLNAALDLLRAE; encoded by the coding sequence GTGACCACTCGCAGTGGGCGGCATTTCCTCCAGATCCCCGGCCCGACGAGCGTTCCCGACCGAGTGCTCAGGGCCACCGCACAACCCACCATCGACCATCGCGGAGCGGAGTTCGCCGAGCTGACGCTGGACCTCCTCCAGCGTCTGGGGCCGGTGTTCGGCACGGGCGGACCCGTCGTCGTCTACCCCTCCTCGGGAACCGGCGCCTGGGAAGCGGCGCTGGTCAACACCCTCAGCCCCGGCGACCGCGTACTGGCCTTCGAGACCGGCCACTTCGCCGGGCTCTGGCGCGCCATGGCCGAACGCCTCGGGCTGGAGGTGGACTTCGTGCCGGGCGACTGGCGGCGCGGCGTGGACCCCAGGGCCGTCACCGAGCGGCTGGCCGAGGACCGGACCCACTCCATCGCGGCCGTGATGGTCGTGCACAACGAGACCTCCACCGGTGTGACCAGCCGCGTGCCGGAGATCAGGGACGCCATCGACGAGGCCGGCCACCCCGCCCTGTTCCTGGTGGACACCATCTCGTCCCTGGGATCGATCGACTACCGGCACGACGAGTGGGGTGCGGACGTCACCGTCGCGTGCTCGCAGAAGGGCCTGATGCTGCCCCCGGGACTGGGCTTCAACGCGGTCAGCGCGAAGGCCCTGGCCGCCTCCGCCAGAGCCCGGCTTCCCCGGTCCTACTGGGACTGGACGCCCGTCCTCGAAGCCAACGAGCGCGGCTTCTACCCCTACACACCCCCCACCAACCTGCTCTTCGGCCTGCGGGAAGCCCTGCGCATGCTCGACGAGGAAGGCCTGGCGAACGTCTTCGCGCGCCACCGCCGCCACGCACGGGCCACCCGGGCCGCCGTGAACGGCTGGGGCCTTGAGGTGCTCTGCGCGGACGAGAGGGAGTACTCCGCCTCCCTGACCGCCGTGCTGCTGGGCGAGGAGCACGACGCGGACAAGGTGCGCCAGATCATCCTGGACCGCTTCGACATGTCCCTGGGCACGGGGCTGAGCAGGCTCGCGGGGCGGGTCTTCCGCATCGGGCACCTCGGCCACTTCAACGACCTGACCCTGGCGGGCACCCTCGCCGGCGTGCAGATGGGCCTGCAACTCGCGGGTGTCGACATCGACCCCGCCGGCCTGAACGCCGCGCTGGATCTGCTGCGCGCCGAGTGA